TGTGGAAGTACACCGGCGAGATGTTCCGGCCGGTGGCGGGGCTGGACGGCGTGGACCCGGCCGCCCTGGAGGCCCGCTGGCTGGCCGCGTTGACGGACGTACTGGAGCGGGCCGGGCTCGCCCTGCCCGAGGTCCCGCGCACGGGCGCCTGGGCGGCCGGGGCCGGGCGGCAGGGCCTGCACACCGAGCCGTTCGGCCGGCTCCTGGCCGAGATGCAGCACCTGCACCGCAGCCACCCGGGCGCGTCGTGGTGACCGGGACCACCGGGCCCCGCGCCCCGGCCGGGACCTCCGCCGCAGCGGCGACGGCCGCGACGACCCGGCTGGAGGCCGAGCTGGCCGCCCTCGCCGGCTCCGTGCCCGATCCCGAGCTGCCCGTGCTCACCCTCGCCGAGCTGGGCGTCGTACGCGGCGTGCGGATGGGCGAGGACGGCGCCGCCGAGGTCACCCTCACCCCCACCTACACCGGCTGCCCCGCCATCGAGGCCATGTCCTGCGACATCGAGCGGGTCCTGCACGACCACGGCATACCGGACGTGCGGGTGAAGACCGTGCTGGCCCCCGCCTGGTCCACGGACGACATCACCGCCGAAGGACGCCGCAAGCTCGCCGAGTTCGGCATCGCGCCGCCCCGCCCCCACGCGGCCGACGGGCCCGTCCCCCTCTCCCTCTCGGTGCGCTGCCCCCACTGCGGGTCCACCGACACCGAGCTGCTCAGCCGCTTCTCCTCCACCGCGTGCAAGGCGCTGCGCCGCTGCGTCGCCTGCCGCGAACCGTTCGACCACTTCAAGGAGCTGTAGATGGCCGAGGCACCCCGGCCGGCCGCCCGGCACGGCGCGTTCCACCCGCTCACGGTGGCCTCGGTCGAGCGCCTCACCGACGACGCGGTGGCGCTGGTCCTGCGGGTACCCGAGGCGCTGCGCGAGGAGTACCGGCACGCACCCGGCCAGCACCTGACCCTGCGCCGGCCCGCGGCCGACGGGCCCGAGGTCCGGCGCACCTACTCGATCTGCTCCGTGGCCCCCGCGCCCGACGGCCCGGGCCCGCTGCTGCTGCGGGTCGGGGTGCGGCTGGTGGAGGGCGGCGCGTTCTCCACCTTCGCCCACAAGGAGATCGCCGCCGGGGACGTGCTGGACGCCATGGTGCCGGCCGGGCGGTTCGTGCTCGACCCGGCCGCCGCCCCGGCCGGCGGGTACTACGCGGCGATCGTCGGCGGCAGCGGGATCACCCCCGTGCTGTCCATCGCGGCGACCCTGCTGGCCGCCCGGCCCGACGTACGGTTCTGCCTCGTGCGCAGCGACCGCACCGCCGCGTCGACGATGTTCCTGGACGAGGTCGCGGACCTGAAGGACCGCTACCCGGCCCGCTTCCAGCTCGTGACGGCGCTCTCCCGCGAGGAGCAGGAGGCCGGTCTGCCGTCCGGCCGGCTCGACGGGGAGCGGCTGACCGCCCTGCTGCCCGCGCTGCTGCCGGTGACCGCGGTGACGGGCTGGTTCCTGTGCGGTCCGTACGGCCTGGTGCAGGGGGCGGAGCGGGCGCTGGGCGCGCTCGGCGTGGCCCGGTCCCGGGTGCACGAGGAGATCTTCCACGTCGAGGACGCGGCGGCTCCGGCCCCCGTCGCCGCCGCGGCCGCTCCCGCGGCGGGGCGGGTCACGGCGCGGCTCGACGGCCGCTCCGGGACCTGGCCGGTCCGCGAGGGCGAGTCGCTGCTGGACGCGGTGCTGCGCAACCGCGCCGACGCCCCCTACGCCTGCAAGGGCGGCGTCTGCGGCACCTGCCGGGCCTTCGTGGTGGCCGGCGAGGTCCGGATGGAGCGCAACTTCGCGCTGGAGGCGGAGGAGACCGAGGCCGGGTTCGTGCTGGCCTGCCAGTCGCGTCCGGTGACGGAGGAAGTGGAGATCGACTTCGACCGCTGATCCGGCCGTCCTCCCCGCCCCTGTCCAATTTCAGGAACATGTTCTATCTTGACGCTCCGTCAGGGCAGGATCCACCGGGTGTGCGCGGGAGGACAGGCAGTGGACTTCACCTTCACCGAGGAACAGCAGGCCGCCGTCGAAGCGGCGAAGGCCGTCTTCGCGGACGTCGCACCCGACGGCGTGCCCAGCCCCG
Above is a window of Streptomyces subrutilus DNA encoding:
- the paaD gene encoding 1,2-phenylacetyl-CoA epoxidase subunit PaaD, producing the protein MEAELAALAGSVPDPELPVLTLAELGVVRGVRMGEDGAAEVTLTPTYTGCPAIEAMSCDIERVLHDHGIPDVRVKTVLAPAWSTDDITAEGRRKLAEFGIAPPRPHAADGPVPLSLSVRCPHCGSTDTELLSRFSSTACKALRRCVACREPFDHFKEL
- a CDS encoding 2Fe-2S iron-sulfur cluster-binding protein, producing the protein MAEAPRPAARHGAFHPLTVASVERLTDDAVALVLRVPEALREEYRHAPGQHLTLRRPAADGPEVRRTYSICSVAPAPDGPGPLLLRVGVRLVEGGAFSTFAHKEIAAGDVLDAMVPAGRFVLDPAAAPAGGYYAAIVGGSGITPVLSIAATLLAARPDVRFCLVRSDRTAASTMFLDEVADLKDRYPARFQLVTALSREEQEAGLPSGRLDGERLTALLPALLPVTAVTGWFLCGPYGLVQGAERALGALGVARSRVHEEIFHVEDAAAPAPVAAAAAPAAGRVTARLDGRSGTWPVREGESLLDAVLRNRADAPYACKGGVCGTCRAFVVAGEVRMERNFALEAEETEAGFVLACQSRPVTEEVEIDFDR